A portion of the Osmia lignaria lignaria isolate PbOS001 chromosome 15, iyOsmLign1, whole genome shotgun sequence genome contains these proteins:
- the LOC117600450 gene encoding uncharacterized protein LOC117600450, which yields MRNIEIKATINDPTDVVSRIKQLTDTDCVIINQHDTFFKVAEGRLKLRKFKNGSGELIYYKRCNTLGPKLCNYDKAVLEANTCTEIESILSASNGCAGIVKKTRQLYMIGQTRVHVDDVEGLGQFLELEVVLTQEEDTDNGEKIAQDLMTKLGIKAQDLIAEAYVDLLNKSSV from the exons ATGcgcaatattgaaataaaagcaACAATTAATGACCCGACAGATGTAGTTTCTCGAATTAAACAGTTAACTGATACTGATTGTGTTATTATAAATCAGCATGATACGTTTTTCAAAGTAGCAGAAGGAAGATTAAAATTACGgaaatttaaa AATGGTTCAggagaattaatttattataaaagatgCAATACATTGGGTCCAAAGCTTTGTAATTATGATAAAGCGGTGTTAGAAGCCAATACTTGTACTGAGATTGAAAGTATCTTAAGTGCATCAAATGGTTGTGCAGGTATTGTGAAAAAGACTAGACAATTGTACATGATTGGGCAAACCCGTGTACATGTTGATGATGTTGAAGGTTTAGGACAGTTTTTAGAATTAGAG GTAGTTCTAACTCAGGAAGAAGACACAGATAATGGAGAGAAGATTGCACAAGATCTAATGACTAAGTTGGGTATAAAAGCCCAGGATTTGATAGCAGAAGCTTACGTAGATCTACTTAATAAATCTTctgtataa